A window of Xiphophorus hellerii strain 12219 chromosome 7, Xiphophorus_hellerii-4.1, whole genome shotgun sequence contains these coding sequences:
- the LOC116723476 gene encoding heat shock 70 kDa protein 12A-like encodes MLMKQEETKDLLNNHHRNGKGYVVVDCGDETIDFTVHKVMEGGSLKKLYEAPKNELGGQTVDKKFKLFLKEIFSNGVWDEYEQSFPSEVQKIMYDFICLKQLDEDVQINCPFNLGMLAEEHKEIKTFFDSVEGASWDDGSIRISREKLKSFYDESLQGITKSLGEILDKNLNIGNIVLVGGLAENQILRQHITDQFGPQYKVLCPLRPQEAILKGAIELGRNPKLVESQKKHPAWLNFFFENFKE; translated from the exons ATGTTAATGAAACAAGAAGAAACCAAAGACCTGCTGAACAACCATCACAGAAACGGAAAAGGATATGTTGTTGTCGACTGTGGAG ATGAAACAATTGACTTCACTGTTCACAAAGTTATGGAAGGAGGATCCCTCAAGAAGCTGTATGAGGCCCCTAAAAACGAACTGGGAGGACAAACAGtggacaaaaaatttaaattgtttctgAAAGAAATTTTCTCTAATGGAGTCTGGGATGAATACGAACAAAGCTTCCCCAGTGAGGTTCAGAAAATCatgtatgattttatttgtcttaaaCAGCTGGATGAAGATGTTCAGATCAACTGTCCATTTAACTTGGGAATGTTGGCTGAGGAACATAAAGAGATTAAAACGTTCTTTGATTCAGTGGAAGGAGCTTCCTGGGATGATGGATCTATCAGAATCTCCAGAGAGAAACTGAAATCTTTCTATGATGAGAGTCTGCAGGGAATCACCAAGAGCCTTGGAGAAATATTAGACAAAAATCTCAACATTGGTAATATTGTGTTGGTGGGGGGTTTGGCTGAGAACCAGATTCTACGTCAGCACATCACTGATCAGTTTGGACCTCAGTATAAAGTCCTGTGTCCTCTTAGACCCCAGGAAGCGATCCTGAAAGGAGCCATAGAGTTGGGGAGAAACCCGAAGTTGGTGGAGTCTCAGAAAAAACATCCAGCTTggttgaatttcttttttgagaattttaaagagtaa